One region of Limnospira fusiformis SAG 85.79 genomic DNA includes:
- a CDS encoding DUF433 domain-containing protein — protein MTFITDTPVTWQYLDIDAQNQATIANSRVSVAQLIQEKHAHGWSPEELHFQHPEISLAAIYSALSYYYTYQHQIDAQIAQEQEKIQNLQADLITMRVGHHTADFQQMLQQKRQQQPG, from the coding sequence ATGACATTCATCACCGATACTCCGGTAACTTGGCAATACCTAGACATTGATGCTCAAAATCAGGCAACTATTGCCAATAGTCGCGTTTCAGTTGCCCAACTGATTCAAGAAAAACACGCCCACGGCTGGAGTCCAGAAGAGCTGCACTTTCAACACCCAGAAATTTCCCTCGCTGCCATTTATTCTGCCCTCAGTTATTACTACACCTATCAACACCAAATTGATGCTCAAATTGCTCAAGAACAAGAAAAAATCCAGAACCTGCAAGCTGATTTAATTACAATGAGAGTCGGTCATCATACTGCCGATTTTCAACAAATGCTTCAGCAAAAACGGCAGCAGCAGCCAGGATGA
- a CDS encoding CHAT domain-containing protein → MSSWREKWQNLWQRLNILLLFASQSPRTSHLTVEGISPEYLAIGLEILEAQNSGLSSRSEYLAIWLKILKAQKSGLSRKKVYPIFQKYQDKLDLEFAETLSQWFHSQLDPKRIRKNEDLAKHLNNFAVYIQQFPLGSRANNLEIAIVAYQAALEVFTRTAFPEDWARTQMNLGAAYWSRIRGERADNIEEAIRCYQAALEVLTRTAFPEDWANTQMNLGVAYQTRIRGERADNIESGIRYYQAALEVITRTAFPECWAMTQGNLGNAYLYRIRGERADNIESGIRCYQAALEVFTRTAFPEDWAKTQMNLGSAYSDRIRGERADNIESGIRCYQAALEVRTRTAFPESWATTQNNLGNAYWSRIRGERADNIEEAIRCYQAALEVITRTAFPKDWAMTQMNLGVAYSDRIRGERADNIEEAIRCYQAALEVRTRTAFPESWAKTQNNLGTAYSDRIRGERADNIEEAIRCYQAALELFTRTAFPEDWATTQMNLGEAYRNRIRGERADNIESAIHCYQAALEVFTRTAFPEDWAWTQNNLGLAYWSRIRGERADNIESAIHCFQSALEVYTPSSFPLDCLKTGRNLGNFGYDLQNWEIAIQGYDNAIRAVEQSRDWATSPDTKRQILEDALPLYGKMIEACIHLERYEQALLTVDRSKSRTLMEMLTSADLVPKNATPEQQEQYRQLNREIAALQQSFAPTENPTDGKTGTPGSGEIRANLELATATEARGTTPLQSLLQQRQTLLAEINDPAFNAFQTVRPQLPDFRQLLTPETALIEWYLPQDPNLGAWAFTVTLDQDRPHIDVYCYSADQRQRLDQFNQTYFADYRQASWYQALGDRLDDLTEYLHLSDIIAPLPPICQRLILIPHLYLHLFPLHALSVDLNAPATPLLERFSQGVSYAPSCQILDYLHHRPQPATAPQFFAVQNPTKDLNYAQMEVEFIRPYFDPNCYILSQEAATKSALNRRETLEKLRESNFIHFSCHGAFDGENPLNSAIILAGDAPPKSPPTEKERQTLTLRDGRRFDTGQQGLTLGEIYRNLDIPACRLVMLSACETGLMGSLLTDEYIGLASGFLYAGTPTVVSSLWCVDDFATACLAIRFYYEFWKDARVVMALHKAQNWLREVSAAGFLKWCSDGLKMTEEECEIIDLKLMYYDEGCPFGDRRYWSAFVAIGL, encoded by the coding sequence ATGTCCAGTTGGCGTGAGAAATGGCAAAATCTATGGCAGAGGCTCAACATCCTATTATTATTCGCCTCCCAGTCTCCCAGAACCTCCCACCTGACTGTTGAGGGGATATCCCCTGAGTATTTAGCAATTGGGTTAGAAATCCTGGAAGCCCAAAACAGCGGGTTAAGCAGTAGAAGTGAGTATTTAGCAATTTGGTTAAAAATCCTGAAAGCCCAAAAAAGCGGGTTAAGCAGGAAAAAAGTTTATCCCATTTTCCAAAAATACCAAGATAAACTCGACCTTGAGTTTGCCGAAACCCTCAGCCAATGGTTTCACTCCCAACTTGACCCCAAACGTATTAGGAAAAATGAAGACCTCGCCAAACATCTTAATAATTTTGCTGTTTATATTCAGCAATTCCCATTAGGCAGTCGAGCCAATAATCTGGAAATTGCCATTGTTGCCTACCAAGCCGCCTTAGAAGTCTTCACCCGCACCGCCTTTCCCGAAGATTGGGCAAGGACTCAAATGAACTTGGGGGCTGCCTACTGGAGCCGCATCCGGGGAGAGCGAGCCGACAATATCGAAGAGGCGATTCGCTGCTACCAAGCCGCCTTAGAAGTCTTGACCCGCACCGCCTTTCCCGAAGATTGGGCAAATACTCAAATGAACTTGGGGGTTGCCTACCAAACCCGCATCCGGGGAGAGCGAGCGGACAATATCGAGTCGGGGATTCGCTACTACCAAGCCGCCTTAGAAGTCATAACCCGCACCGCCTTTCCCGAATGTTGGGCAATGACTCAAGGGAACTTGGGGAATGCCTACTTATACCGCATCCGGGGAGAGCGAGCGGACAATATCGAGTCGGGGATTCGCTGCTACCAAGCCGCCTTAGAAGTCTTCACCCGCACGGCATTTCCCGAAGACTGGGCCAAGACTCAAATGAACTTGGGGAGTGCCTACTCTGACCGCATCCGGGGAGAGCGAGCCGACAATATCGAGTCGGGGATTCGCTGCTACCAAGCCGCCTTAGAAGTCCGCACCCGCACCGCCTTTCCCGAATCTTGGGCAACGACTCAAAATAACTTGGGGAATGCCTACTGGAGCCGCATCCGGGGAGAGCGAGCCGACAATATCGAAGAGGCGATTCGCTGCTACCAAGCCGCCTTAGAAGTCATAACCCGCACGGCTTTTCCCAAAGATTGGGCAATGACTCAAATGAACTTGGGGGTTGCCTACTCTGACCGCATCCGGGGAGAGCGAGCCGACAATATCGAAGAGGCGATTCGCTGCTACCAAGCCGCCTTAGAAGTCCGCACCCGCACCGCCTTTCCCGAATCTTGGGCAAAGACTCAAAATAACTTGGGGACTGCCTACTCTGACCGCATCCGGGGAGAGCGAGCCGACAATATCGAAGAGGCGATTCGCTGCTACCAAGCCGCCTTAGAACTCTTCACCCGCACCGCATTTCCCGAAGATTGGGCAACGACTCAAATGAACTTGGGAGAAGCCTACCGTAACCGCATCCGGGGAGAGCGAGCCGACAATATCGAGTCGGCAATTCACTGCTACCAAGCCGCCTTAGAAGTCTTCACCCGCACCGCCTTTCCCGAAGATTGGGCATGGACTCAAAATAACTTGGGTCTTGCCTACTGGAGTCGCATCCGGGGAGAGCGAGCGGACAATATCGAGTCGGCAATTCACTGCTTCCAATCCGCCTTAGAAGTCTACACCCCCTCCTCCTTCCCCCTAGACTGCCTCAAAACCGGACGCAACCTCGGCAACTTCGGCTATGACCTGCAAAACTGGGAAATCGCCATCCAAGGCTACGACAACGCCATCCGCGCCGTGGAACAGAGCCGGGACTGGGCGACTTCCCCGGACACGAAACGGCAAATCCTGGAAGATGCCCTGCCCCTCTATGGCAAAATGATAGAAGCCTGCATCCACCTGGAACGCTACGAGCAAGCCCTGCTGACGGTCGATCGCAGTAAGTCCCGCACCCTGATGGAAATGCTCACCAGCGCCGACCTGGTTCCCAAAAACGCCACCCCCGAACAACAGGAACAATACCGCCAACTCAACCGGGAAATCGCCGCCCTGCAACAATCCTTCGCCCCCACCGAGAACCCCACCGACGGGAAGACGGGGACACCGGGAAGCGGGGAAATCCGGGCAAACCTGGAACTCGCCACCGCCACCGAGGCACGGGGAACCACTCCCCTGCAAAGCCTGCTCCAACAACGGCAAACCCTGCTGGCGGAAATCAACGACCCCGCCTTTAACGCCTTCCAGACCGTGCGCCCCCAACTCCCGGACTTTCGCCAACTCCTGACCCCGGAAACGGCTCTCATCGAATGGTATCTCCCCCAAGACCCGAACTTGGGAGCCTGGGCGTTCACCGTCACCCTAGACCAAGACCGCCCCCATATCGACGTTTACTGCTACAGCGCCGACCAACGCCAGCGCCTCGACCAATTCAACCAAACCTACTTCGCCGACTACCGCCAAGCGAGTTGGTATCAAGCTCTAGGCGATCGCCTAGATGACCTCACCGAATATCTTCACCTATCGGATATCATCGCACCCCTGCCGCCGATTTGTCAACGGCTGATTCTGATTCCCCACCTCTACCTGCACCTGTTCCCCCTCCACGCCTTATCGGTTGACCTCAACGCCCCCGCCACCCCCTTACTGGAGCGCTTTAGCCAAGGGGTCAGCTACGCCCCCAGTTGCCAAATCCTGGACTACCTCCACCACCGCCCCCAACCCGCCACCGCCCCCCAATTCTTCGCGGTGCAGAACCCCACCAAAGACCTCAACTATGCCCAAATGGAGGTCGAGTTCATCCGCCCCTACTTCGACCCCAACTGCTATATCCTCAGCCAGGAAGCCGCGACCAAATCCGCCCTCAATCGCCGGGAAACCCTAGAGAAACTGCGCGAGAGCAATTTCATCCATTTTTCCTGTCACGGAGCCTTTGACGGCGAAAATCCCCTCAATTCGGCTATTATTTTGGCAGGGGATGCACCCCCCAAATCTCCCCCCACCGAGAAAGAACGCCAGACCCTGACCCTCCGGGATGGTCGCCGCTTCGACACGGGACAGCAAGGCTTAACCCTAGGGGAAATTTATCGGAATTTAGACATTCCCGCCTGTCGTCTGGTGATGCTTTCGGCTTGTGAGACGGGACTGATGGGGAGTTTATTAACGGATGAATATATTGGGTTAGCGAGTGGATTTTTGTATGCGGGAACTCCGACGGTAGTGAGTAGTTTATGGTGTGTGGATGATTTCGCGACGGCTTGTTTAGCGATTCGTTTCTATTATGAATTTTGGAAAGATGCGCGGGTCGTGATGGCGTTACATAAGGCACAAAATTGGCTAAGGGAGGTTTCGGCGGCGGGGTTTTTAAAGTGGTGTTCTGATGGTCTAAAAATGACAGAAGAGGAGTGTGAGATAATTGATTTAAAGTTGATGTACTATGATGAGGGTTGCCCGTTTGGCGATCGCCGTTACTGGTCTGCTTTTGTGGCGATCGGCTTGTAG
- a CDS encoding type I restriction-modification system subunit M, with the protein MTSTQQRAALQRQIWQIANDVRGSVDGWDFKQYVLGTLFYRFISENFTSYAEGGDDSIDYAKLSDSDIPDDFKDDAIKTKGYFIYPSQLFANIAASANTNESLNTDLAAIFAAIESSANGYPSEPDIKGLFADFDTTSNRLGNTVKDKNLRLAAVLKGVAGLDFGGFDASHIDLFGDAYEFLISNYAANAGKSGGEFFTPQQVSRLIAQLAMHQQTSVNKIYDPACGSGSLLLQAKKYFDNGMIEDGFYGQEINHTTYNLARMNMFLHNINYNQFNIQLGNTLTDPHFGDEKPFDAIVSNPPYSVKWVGSDDPTLINDDRFAPAGVLAPNSKADFAFVLHCLSYLSSSGRAAIMCFPGIFYRGGAEAKIRKYLVDNNYVETVIALAPNLFFGTGIAVTVLVLFKDKPDSTTQFIDASGLFKKETNNNTLTDDHIAEIMGVFDSKENVDHFARTVPCEEIAANDYNLSVSSYVEAKDTREKVDITPLNTELKTTVAKIDRLRAEIDAIVAEIEA; encoded by the coding sequence ATGACGAGTACCCAACAACGCGCCGCCCTGCAACGCCAAATCTGGCAAATCGCCAATGATGTGCGCGGCTCAGTCGATGGCTGGGATTTTAAGCAATATGTACTCGGCACGCTGTTTTACCGTTTTATCAGTGAAAACTTTACTAGCTACGCCGAGGGCGGCGATGACAGCATCGACTATGCCAAGCTGTCCGATAGTGATATTCCTGACGACTTCAAAGATGATGCCATCAAAACCAAAGGCTACTTTATTTATCCCAGCCAGTTGTTTGCTAACATCGCCGCTAGTGCAAACACTAACGAAAGCCTGAACACTGACCTAGCTGCGATTTTTGCGGCGATTGAAAGCTCTGCCAATGGCTACCCCTCGGAGCCAGATATCAAAGGGCTGTTTGCTGACTTTGACACCACCAGCAACCGCCTCGGCAACACGGTTAAAGATAAAAACCTGCGCTTGGCTGCGGTACTAAAAGGGGTGGCAGGGCTGGATTTTGGTGGTTTTGATGCCAGCCACATCGATCTGTTTGGCGATGCCTATGAGTTTCTGATCTCCAACTATGCCGCTAATGCGGGTAAATCGGGGGGCGAGTTTTTTACACCGCAGCAGGTTTCCCGGTTGATTGCCCAGCTTGCCATGCACCAGCAAACCAGTGTTAATAAAATTTATGACCCCGCCTGTGGTTCGGGTTCCCTGCTATTGCAAGCCAAAAAGTATTTTGACAATGGCATGATTGAGGATGGTTTTTACGGGCAGGAGATTAACCACACGACCTATAACTTGGCGCGGATGAATATGTTTTTACATAACATCAATTACAACCAGTTTAATATTCAGTTGGGCAATACGTTAACTGACCCGCATTTTGGGGATGAAAAGCCCTTTGATGCGATCGTCTCTAACCCGCCTTATTCCGTGAAGTGGGTTGGGAGTGATGACCCGACGCTGATTAATGACGATCGCTTTGCGCCTGCTGGTGTACTCGCGCCTAATTCTAAGGCTGATTTTGCTTTTGTGCTGCATTGCTTGAGTTATTTATCTAGCAGTGGTCGCGCGGCGATCATGTGCTTCCCTGGTATTTTTTACCGTGGCGGTGCGGAAGCCAAAATCAGAAAGTATCTGGTAGATAACAACTACGTTGAAACCGTGATTGCCCTCGCGCCTAATCTGTTTTTCGGTACTGGCATCGCTGTGACGGTTTTGGTGCTATTTAAGGACAAGCCCGACTCTACCACCCAGTTTATTGATGCTAGTGGCTTGTTTAAAAAAGAAACGAATAATAACACCCTGACCGATGACCATATTGCCGAAATTATGGGGGTGTTTGATAGCAAAGAAAACGTTGATCACTTTGCCCGAACGGTGCCTTGTGAAGAGATTGCCGCTAATGATTACAATCTGTCGGTTAGTAGCTATGTGGAAGCCAAGGATACTCGCGAAAAAGTTGACATTACCCCGCTTAATACTGAGTTAAAAACTACTGTGGCGAAGATTGATCGCTTGCGGGCTGAGATTGATGCGATCGTGGCGGAGATTGAAGCATGA
- a CDS encoding DNA-methyltransferase yields the protein MANKSHFNSGHITINKLKKNRVLHSSTITGISPHRSVHGVFIQDAVDFLKALPDSSVQLILIDPPYNLDIDNWDSFHNYLNWAKGWLNQIYRVLSASGNCVIFGGFQYQDFKKGDLLEILHYTRHETDLRFVNLIIWYYKNGMSAHRFFANRHEEAVWLSKTKKYYFDLDSVRVPFDEATKEMYKKDKRLKPESIDKGKNPTNVWEIGRLNGNSKERVGHLTQKPAELIRRFVKALSFEGSIVLDFFAGSGTTGRVCIEERRHSLLVDSDIKLHSYLDKHIDQIRSNIFLPEYSLIKDSNIDSVLDEIGCANQELQRNSIVKDYSNE from the coding sequence ATGGCTAATAAATCGCATTTCAATAGTGGACATATTACAATAAATAAATTAAAAAAAAATAGAGTTCTGCATAGTTCAACGATTACTGGAATTTCACCGCATCGTAGTGTTCATGGTGTCTTTATCCAAGATGCGGTTGACTTTTTAAAGGCACTACCTGATTCATCAGTTCAACTAATTTTAATAGATCCGCCCTATAATCTTGATATAGACAACTGGGATAGTTTCCATAACTATCTAAATTGGGCGAAAGGATGGTTAAATCAAATTTATCGTGTGTTATCTGCTTCAGGTAATTGTGTCATTTTTGGTGGCTTCCAATATCAGGATTTCAAGAAGGGAGACCTCCTTGAAATCCTCCATTACACTCGCCATGAAACAGATTTACGATTTGTCAATCTTATTATTTGGTACTACAAGAACGGTATGAGTGCACATCGCTTTTTTGCCAACAGGCATGAAGAAGCAGTTTGGCTCTCCAAAACGAAAAAATACTATTTCGATCTGGACTCTGTTAGAGTGCCATTTGATGAGGCGACAAAAGAGATGTACAAAAAAGATAAGCGCCTCAAGCCGGAAAGTATTGACAAGGGGAAAAATCCTACCAATGTTTGGGAAATAGGTAGACTAAATGGCAATTCAAAGGAGAGAGTTGGCCATCTAACGCAAAAGCCTGCCGAGCTTATCCGACGCTTTGTTAAAGCTCTGTCGTTTGAGGGTTCGATAGTCCTTGATTTTTTTGCTGGCTCTGGAACAACGGGGCGTGTTTGCATAGAAGAGCGGCGGCATTCACTCTTGGTAGATTCAGATATTAAATTGCACAGTTATTTAGACAAACATATTGATCAGATTAGATCGAATATATTTCTGCCTGAATATAGCTTAATAAAAGATTCTAATATTGACTCTGTACTTGATGAAATTGGTTGTGCAAATCAAGAACTTCAGCGTAATTCCATTGTAAAGGATTATTCCAATGAGTAG
- a CDS encoding AbrB/MazE/SpoVT family DNA-binding domain-containing protein: MSKMIRTRIVKIGNSQGVRIPKLLLEQSGIQTDVEIEVEGDHLTIRNARRLRTGWEQAFAAMAKEQDDVLLDPVNSTDWEQSEWEW; encoded by the coding sequence ATGAGCAAAATGATTAGAACCCGAATCGTTAAAATTGGCAACTCCCAAGGTGTGCGTATTCCTAAACTGCTTTTAGAGCAAAGTGGTATTCAGACAGACGTTGAAATCGAAGTGGAGGGCGATCATCTCACGATTCGCAACGCACGACGGTTACGCACAGGCTGGGAGCAAGCCTTTGCAGCAATGGCGAAAGAACAAGATGATGTTCTTCTCGATCCAGTCAACAGTACCGATTGGGAGCAAAGCGAATGGGAGTGGTAG
- a CDS encoding PDDEXK nuclease domain-containing protein: MNKSKRPIALIDVPDGYNIWLRELKERIHKAQQKATLAVNRELVLLYWQIGRDILARQAEQGWGAKVIDRLAHDLRSAFPQIKGFSPRNLKYMRAFAHTWTDIEFVQEVLAQLPWYHQLALLDKLDNNEKRIWYAQKAIENNWSRNVLVMQIETRLIERQGHGVSNFEQRLPKPDSDLARESIKDPYRFDFLGLTEEAQEREIERALVKHVTQFLLELGAGFAFVGRQVLLQVGEEEFFIDLLFYHLKLHCYVVIELKADKFKPEHLGQLGFYMTAVDRQMKAKEDGVTIGLLLCKSKDKVVAEYALGDKSQPMGIAEYKLLESLPVPLQTQLPSIEEIERELMGFDGGVG; the protein is encoded by the coding sequence ATGAATAAATCAAAACGTCCTATTGCTTTGATCGATGTGCCTGATGGCTATAACATCTGGTTGAGGGAACTCAAGGAACGAATCCATAAAGCCCAACAAAAAGCGACATTAGCCGTTAATCGTGAATTGGTTTTGCTTTATTGGCAAATTGGGCGGGATATTTTGGCTCGGCAAGCTGAACAGGGCTGGGGAGCCAAGGTTATCGATCGCCTTGCCCATGATTTGCGTAGTGCATTTCCTCAGATCAAAGGTTTTTCGCCACGCAATCTTAAATATATGCGAGCCTTTGCCCATACATGGACAGATATTGAATTTGTGCAAGAGGTGCTTGCACAATTACCCTGGTATCATCAATTGGCACTTTTAGATAAGTTAGACAACAATGAAAAGCGTATTTGGTACGCTCAAAAAGCTATAGAAAACAATTGGTCGCGTAATGTGCTGGTGATGCAGATTGAAACCCGCTTAATTGAGCGGCAGGGTCATGGGGTTTCTAATTTTGAGCAGCGTTTGCCTAAGCCAGATTCCGATCTTGCCCGTGAATCGATTAAAGACCCCTATCGCTTTGATTTTTTGGGTCTGACTGAGGAGGCTCAGGAGCGTGAAATAGAAAGGGCATTAGTTAAGCACGTTACACAATTTTTGTTGGAGTTGGGTGCAGGATTTGCTTTTGTGGGTCGTCAGGTGTTGCTGCAAGTGGGTGAGGAGGAGTTTTTTATTGATCTGTTGTTTTATCATCTGAAATTGCACTGCTATGTTGTGATTGAACTGAAAGCGGACAAGTTTAAGCCTGAGCATTTGGGGCAGTTGGGGTTTTATATGACGGCGGTGGATAGGCAAATGAAGGCTAAAGAGGATGGGGTTACGATCGGTTTGTTGTTGTGCAAAAGCAAAGACAAGGTGGTGGCTGAGTATGCTTTGGGAGATAAAAGCCAGCCTATGGGTATTGCGGAATATAAGTTATTGGAATCTTTGCCTGTTCCGTTACAAACTCAATTGCCGAGTATTGAAGAGATTGAGCGGGAATTGATGGGGTTTGATGGAGGTGTGGGATGA
- a CDS encoding type II toxin-antitoxin system PemK/MazF family toxin, giving the protein MVNLDPTIGSEIQKKRPCVIISPDEMNGYITTVIIAPMTTKGKAYPTRISCQFQGKEGQIVLDQTPSIKLDWSKRCFPNEPRDGAIALP; this is encoded by the coding sequence TTGGTTAATCTTGACCCCACAATTGGCAGTGAAATTCAGAAAAAACGACCCTGTGTGATTATCTCACCGGATGAAATGAACGGTTATATTACCACGGTGATTATTGCCCCAATGACGACAAAAGGGAAAGCCTACCCGACGCGAATTTCCTGCCAGTTTCAGGGTAAGGAAGGGCAAATTGTTCTCGACCAAACACCATCGATAAAGCTCGATTGGTCAAAAAGATGTTTTCCCAATGAGCCAAGGGACGGCGCGATCGCTCTACCCTGA
- a CDS encoding restriction endonuclease subunit S yields the protein MSGRNFLGRLLDGAAVEWNTLGEIAEINTGQKPTEIFDNATDYDYINAGTTRSGYTASSNCEGDTVTTPYRGQGGICYVGYQKTPFWLGPLCYKLRSTDEALLINKYLFYFLQSESDLLLGLKKEGGVPAVNKSDLAKLEIPIPPLAIQAEIVRILDTFTALTAELTAELSDRQKQYNYYSDLLLTFPKTEA from the coding sequence ATGAGCGGTAGGAATTTCCTGGGGAGGCTGTTAGATGGGGCGGCGGTGGAGTGGAATACCTTGGGGGAGATTGCTGAGATCAATACTGGACAGAAGCCAACTGAAATTTTTGATAACGCGACAGATTATGATTACATTAACGCAGGAACAACTAGATCTGGATATACCGCAAGCAGCAATTGCGAAGGCGACACAGTTACAACGCCATATCGAGGTCAAGGGGGAATTTGCTATGTTGGATATCAAAAGACCCCGTTTTGGTTAGGGCCGTTATGCTACAAGCTACGATCAACAGATGAAGCTCTACTCATCAACAAATATCTTTTCTATTTTCTTCAGTCAGAAAGCGATCTGCTTTTAGGTCTAAAAAAAGAAGGGGGAGTGCCCGCAGTCAATAAGTCCGATTTGGCTAAATTAGAAATCCCGATCCCACCCCTTGCCATTCAAGCCGAAATCGTGCGGATTTTGGACACTTTTACAGCGTTGACCGCCGAACTGACCGCCGAACTGAGCGATCGCCAAAAACAATATAACTACTACAGCGATTTACTGCTCACCTTTCCTAAAACGGAGGCATAG
- a CDS encoding DUF4336 domain-containing protein: MGCRIDLPIFGTQCRNRMTVIRLANRELAVISPIQSSDRLVSQLGQLGVVKYIIAPNLYHYLFAANFKSIYPQATFGAAPGLAIKKPDLPIDQTIRGDRGELLPGLYFVLFDGLRVWGLTGIDSLNECVFFILQVAL; the protein is encoded by the coding sequence TTGGGTTGCAGAATAGACCTTCCGATATTTGGGACTCAGTGTCGGAACAGGATGACGGTTATTCGATTGGCTAATCGAGAACTCGCGGTAATTTCTCCAATTCAATCTAGCGACAGACTTGTCAGCCAGCTAGGTCAACTGGGAGTTGTCAAGTATATTATTGCCCCTAACCTTTATCATTATTTATTTGCAGCTAATTTCAAATCTATTTATCCCCAGGCAACCTTTGGGGCTGCCCCTGGTTTAGCCATTAAAAAACCAGATTTACCGATTGACCAGACCATCAGGGGCGATCGAGGTGAGTTATTACCTGGATTATACTTTGTCTTATTCGATGGTTTAAGAGTTTGGGGCTTAACGGGAATTGATTCACTTAATGAATGTGTGTTTTTCATTCTGCAAGTCGCACTCTGA
- a CDS encoding EcoRI family type II restriction endonuclease has protein sequence MSRQTRRLTNQQISSGGASGIFGEDAQVHDNSVRSASMNVFNKLKQEYPKYEFRFRRGISKQEINEKLNSIDKRLGETLFVKVSNIQPDGGIIEVRDKDKKWRVILVSEAKFQGKDVENIKAGVLVGKNKDKDLMVAGNAIERVYKNINEIRNFMLDEYHFPYAVFLQGSNFATETVQVFKPDGSFVEIRHNSGTMNRIDRVTAANYCMKINNNYCKNIFIGHNNSSIMLQAASIYARCEPWKEDEMQQIMMDIAKTSIGILNQLG, from the coding sequence ATGAGTAGACAAACAAGACGGCTAACCAATCAGCAGATATCATCGGGAGGTGCAAGCGGTATCTTTGGCGAAGATGCTCAGGTGCATGATAACTCTGTTCGTAGTGCAAGTATGAATGTATTCAACAAGCTTAAACAAGAATATCCGAAATACGAATTCAGATTTAGGAGAGGGATCAGCAAACAGGAGATAAATGAGAAGCTAAACTCAATAGATAAGCGATTGGGAGAAACTCTTTTTGTAAAAGTGTCAAATATCCAACCCGATGGAGGAATCATCGAGGTTCGGGACAAAGATAAGAAATGGCGGGTAATTTTAGTTAGCGAAGCAAAATTTCAGGGGAAAGATGTTGAAAATATCAAGGCAGGGGTACTTGTTGGGAAGAACAAAGATAAAGATTTAATGGTAGCGGGGAATGCAATCGAAAGAGTTTACAAAAACATTAATGAAATTAGGAACTTCATGCTGGACGAATATCATTTCCCGTATGCAGTATTCTTGCAGGGTTCAAATTTTGCAACCGAAACTGTTCAGGTATTCAAACCAGACGGTTCTTTTGTGGAAATTAGACATAACTCAGGTACAATGAACAGAATTGACAGGGTAACAGCAGCGAATTATTGCATGAAGATTAACAACAACTACTGTAAGAATATCTTTATAGGTCATAATAACTCTTCCATCATGCTTCAAGCAGCTTCCATATACGCAAGATGCGAACCTTGGAAAGAGGATGAAATGCAACAGATTATGATGGATATTGCAAAGACATCCATAGGAATTTTAAATCAGCTAGGGTAA
- a CDS encoding type II toxin-antitoxin system RelE/ParE family toxin — MVGSRIGQYSIRINDQWRICFGWKDGDATDVEIVDYH, encoded by the coding sequence TTGGTAGGCAGTAGAATCGGTCAGTATAGTATCCGAATTAATGACCAATGGAGAATTTGCTTTGGGTGGAAAGATGGGGATGCAACAGATGTAGAAATTGTTGACTATCACTGA
- a CDS encoding HigA family addiction module antitoxin, with protein sequence MTKNKLDKLTPVHPGEVLLEEFLKPMNLSQNQVALALRVPARRINEIIHGKRRITADTALRLAYYFNMSARFWMGLQMDYDLDVAEDAIGEKLKMEVCSRQD encoded by the coding sequence ATGACAAAAAATAAATTAGATAAATTGACCCCTGTACATCCTGGCGAAGTCCTGTTAGAAGAATTTCTCAAGCCCATGAATCTGAGTCAAAATCAGGTTGCTCTAGCCTTGCGTGTACCTGCACGTCGAATTAATGAAATTATTCACGGTAAACGTAGAATTACGGCAGATACAGCCCTACGTTTAGCCTATTATTTCAATATGTCCGCCCGGTTTTGGATGGGTTTGCAAATGGATTATGATCTGGATGTAGCTGAAGATGCAATCGGAGAAAAATTAAAAATGGAAGTTTGTTCCCGGCAAGACTAA